One Pseudomonas syringae CC1557 genomic window, ATCCTGCGGCTGACCGCTGAATCGCACCTGCACCGCGCCTTTGCGAGTGAATTTGATCGCGTTGTCCACCAGGCACTCGATGCACTGGTACAGCTTGCCGACGTCCCCACGAACACTTGGCGGCAGTTTATCGTTCAGGTCCAGCGTCAGGATCAGACCTTTTGATTGCGCGGCAAGGCTGAAACGCTCACGCACCTTGTCGACCAGATCTTCAAGCACAAACGTGTTGCACTCGGCAGACAGCACCCCGGCCTGAAGTTCGGTCAGGGTCAGAATGCCGTTGATCATGGTCATCATGTCGCGCGCCGAACTGGCCGCAGTCTGATGATACATCTCCACTTCATCGTCCATGTCGAGCGTCTGCATGACCTCCAGCGACCCAATGACGCCGATCATGGGGGTGCGCAGCTCGTGAGTCAGCGTGGCAAGAAACTCGTCTTTCAACCGGTTACTGGTGGCCAGTTGCTTGTTCAACCGTTCGAGGTCCTGACCGGCCGCCAGCAGCGTCTGCGCTTGTTGACGCCGGGCATGGTTGATGCGGTCTGCCAGCGCCATGGACAGGAATGCCATTTCCAGCACGGTGCCGATGTGAACGGCGTACATGGTCAGAAAAGTATTGGGCAGATAGCCGAGTAACATCAGCGTGAACACCACGCCACTGGCCAGGAACACCGACCAGGCGAGCACAAAGTAGCGACCGACGCGTTCGCCTTTGACCACCGCGACGAGGCCCGCCAGATATATCGAGAGGGTCCCCAGTAGAATCAGATACGTCGCGCCGCGCAGGGCCGGTCCATAGCCCAGAAACAAAGCCATGCCCATCACCAACACCGCAGCGCCGATAACGGTTTTCAGCAGCCGGTCGAGCCAGCAACTCAAACGGGCGGTCACCAGAAAGCTGCGTGTGAACTGACAAGCGAACAGCATGGCCATTGACATCAGGAACGGCGTTGACGCATTGGCCCACCAAGGGCTATCGGGCCACAGGTATTCGATCGCAACCCCGTTGATCGACATCTGATACACCCCGAACGAGGCGACATACAACAGGTAGTAAAGGTAATCGGGCTCGCGGACACTGATATAGATAAACAGGTTGTAGACCAGCATGCCCAGCAGCACGCCGTACATCAGGCCAAAGACGTAAATCTTGGTCGGTTGCGCCTCAATATAAGCGTGGGTGGACCAGAGGTTCAGCGGCGCCTGAACAGGGCCTTCACTGCTGACGCGCAAATAGAACGTGCGCATCTGGCCCGGAGGCAGATCCAGTTGAAACAGGTAGTTGT contains:
- a CDS encoding sensor histidine kinase yields the protein MRYLWIILALWLPLQVHAVEFDENTRFLPLGRAVQVFEDPTGEATIESVSSAAGTRAFRDLNTGTFNAGYSHSAFWLKVELTYRPGSTRTHNDWLLELAYPPMDRIDFYEPDASGSLKMAWQTGDMRPFSSRQFAQNNYLFQLDLPPGQMRTFYLRVSSEGPVQAPLNLWSTHAYIEAQPTKIYVFGLMYGVLLGMLVYNLFIYISVREPDYLYYLLYVASFGVYQMSINGVAIEYLWPDSPWWANASTPFLMSMAMLFACQFTRSFLVTARLSCWLDRLLKTVIGAAVLVMGMALFLGYGPALRGATYLILLGTLSIYLAGLVAVVKGERVGRYFVLAWSVFLASGVVFTLMLLGYLPNTFLTMYAVHIGTVLEMAFLSMALADRINHARRQQAQTLLAAGQDLERLNKQLATSNRLKDEFLATLTHELRTPMIGVIGSLEVMQTLDMDDEVEMYHQTAASSARDMMTMINGILTLTELQAGVLSAECNTFVLEDLVDKVRERFSLAAQSKGLILTLDLNDKLPPSVRGDVGKLYQCIECLVDNAIKFTRKGAVQVRFSGQPQDLERMHLRIEVMDSGIGFGQLDEAILYQHFFQVDGSMTREYGGLGIGLAICRKLIELQGGELSHRSEPGKGSCFTLSLPVMMAIPGAVRRTPELKAQWGH